From Roseburia hominis, the proteins below share one genomic window:
- the prdD gene encoding proline reductase cluster protein PrdD, with translation MEKDLRRLVIKAFHIKNIEEGAENRISPSGTMTIDRGILEAILKKYPQIDHADIQIIRPGDRDRYTNTMMDIIPISTKVLGKLGEGITHTLTGVYVILTGVDTNGKQTHEFGSSEGILRDKLCLNRAGTPGNQDYIISFDVTLKAGMGQEREGVLAAHRACDEFIRIFRMQMKKFRGEACTERHEYHDVVRPGKKRVLIIKQVAGQGAMYDTSLFAKEPSGTEGGRSIIDMGNMPVLVTPNEYRDGIIRSMQ, from the coding sequence ATGGAAAAGGATTTGCGCCGTCTTGTGATCAAGGCGTTTCATATAAAAAATATAGAAGAAGGGGCAGAAAACCGGATATCCCCAAGTGGAACCATGACGATTGACCGGGGCATTCTGGAAGCTATCCTGAAGAAATATCCGCAGATCGATCATGCAGATATCCAGATCATCCGCCCCGGAGACCGGGACAGATACACCAATACCATGATGGATATTATCCCGATTTCCACAAAGGTCCTGGGAAAGCTGGGCGAGGGTATCACACATACTCTGACCGGTGTCTATGTGATTCTGACGGGAGTGGATACGAATGGCAAGCAGACCCATGAATTCGGTTCCTCGGAAGGAATTCTGCGCGATAAGCTCTGTCTGAACCGTGCAGGTACGCCCGGAAATCAGGACTATATCATTTCTTTTGATGTGACACTGAAAGCCGGGATGGGGCAGGAGCGGGAAGGCGTGCTGGCGGCGCATCGGGCGTGCGACGAATTTATACGGATTTTCCGCATGCAGATGAAAAAGTTCCGGGGCGAGGCCTGCACGGAGCGCCACGAATATCACGACGTGGTGCGCCCGGGTAAAAAGCGGGTTCTCATTATCAAGCAGGTGGCTGGCCAGGGAGCGATGTACGACACCTCCCTGTTCGCAAAGGAGCCCTCCGGCACGGAAGGCGGAAGGTCCATCATTGATATGGGAAATATGCCTGTTCTTGTTACGCCAAACGAATATCGGGACGGAATCATCCGTTCCATGCAATAG
- a CDS encoding glycine/sarcosine/betaine reductase component B subunit: MGIGPSTKETSLHHFRDPLLDIVSADEELDLMGIIIVGTPDDNEDKLLVGERAAVWAEAMRADGAIISTDGWGNSDVDFANMAEQLETRGICVTGLKFQGTVGKFVVTNDHLSGILDINKSAEGVETNMLGENSVTALDARKATALLKLKMRNREKKE; encoded by the coding sequence ATGGGAATCGGACCATCAACGAAGGAAACATCACTCCATCATTTTCGCGATCCGCTGCTCGACATCGTGTCTGCCGATGAAGAACTCGATTTGATGGGAATTATAATTGTGGGAACCCCGGACGACAACGAAGATAAGCTCCTGGTGGGAGAGCGCGCCGCCGTCTGGGCGGAAGCCATGCGCGCTGACGGCGCCATTATCTCGACAGACGGCTGGGGAAACAGCGACGTGGATTTTGCCAATATGGCAGAACAACTGGAGACGCGCGGTATTTGCGTCACCGGCCTCAAATTCCAGGGAACCGTAGGAAAATTCGTGGTGACCAACGATCACCTGAGCGGTATCCTGGACATCAATAAGAGTGCAGAAGGCGTTGAGACCAACATGCTCGGGGAAAACAGCGTCACCGCTCTGGACGCACGAAAAGCGACCGCCCTTCTTAAATTAAAAATGCGTAACCGGGAAAAGAAGGAATAA
- a CDS encoding TetR/AcrR family transcriptional regulator: MSKVDENKQQKLDALFHSAYDLFLTQGIEKTSVSDITHNAGVAKGTFYLYFTDKYEVRDRLIAKTAGRLFFSAYNALQAAQIPVFEDKIIFVVDYILEEMRKNKSVLRFISKNLSWGIFRQAITHNENDAAFNVVETYQKLLLDNPEVTLRAPDTMLFLIIELASSTSYSTILENDPMPFEDLKPYLNESIRAIIRNHVVR; the protein is encoded by the coding sequence ATGAGTAAAGTTGATGAAAACAAACAGCAGAAATTAGATGCGCTGTTTCACAGCGCCTATGATTTATTCCTTACGCAGGGAATCGAGAAGACCTCCGTCAGCGATATCACGCACAATGCCGGTGTCGCAAAGGGGACGTTCTATCTCTATTTCACAGACAAATACGAGGTGCGGGACCGCCTGATCGCAAAAACTGCCGGCAGACTGTTCTTTTCCGCCTACAACGCGCTGCAGGCGGCGCAGATTCCCGTATTTGAAGACAAGATCATTTTCGTGGTGGATTACATATTGGAAGAGATGCGAAAAAATAAGTCCGTCCTTCGATTCATTTCCAAGAATTTGAGCTGGGGCATTTTCCGCCAGGCGATCACACATAACGAAAATGATGCCGCGTTCAATGTGGTCGAGACTTATCAGAAATTGCTTTTGGACAACCCGGAGGTCACGCTCCGCGCTCCGGATACCATGCTCTTTTTGATCATTGAGCTGGCAAGCTCTACTTCTTACAGTACCATACTGGAAAATGACCCGATGCCGTTCGAGGACTTGAAGCCTTATCTGAACGAGAGCATTCGGGCCATCATACGCAATCACGTTGTGCGATAG
- a CDS encoding MMPL family transporter: MIKVGKKIVKYRVFILILGFLLLIPSALGYFKTRVNYDILYYLPGDIETMKGQDILMEDFGKGAFAMEVVEGMQTKEISDTRKLIEGVEGVAEVISYDKLTDGMIPASILPDDIKEVFSKGDATLMAVFFDDTTSADSTMKAITKIRRITGKQCYLSSMSAVVTDIKQLSEKETPIYVLIAVILSCIVLSVFMDCWVLPIFFMLSIGMAIVYNMGTNYFLGEISYITKALSAVLQLGVTMDYSIFLWHSYQENQQRFPGQKERAMAHAISNTFSSVVGSSVTTVAGFIALCFMSFTLGRDLGIVMAKGVVFGVISCVTILPSFILIFDKVIEKTTHRSIMPDMKRVADAITRHYRIFVVVFLIVLVPAFVGYRKAKVYYNLDATLPKYLDSIKANDKLAETFDMNATHMVLADAELSSKDAKAMLGEMGEVDGVKFALGIDSLLGSAIPRDIVPAEMTDALKQNGRQLILVQSEYKVATNEVNRQCEKLNQIIKKYDSSAMLIGEAPCTKDLITITDKDFKVVSAVSIVAIFLITALVFRSATLPIILVSVIEFAIFINLGIPYYTGTKMPFIASIVIGTIQLGATVDYAILMTTRYKKERCKGKEKRDAIQIALAVAIPSVIVSALGFFAATFGVGLYSDIDMISSLCTLMARGAIISMLVVIFILPSMLMVFDKVICVSTSEMHVKKRKNKAVTTQ; the protein is encoded by the coding sequence ATGATTAAGGTAGGGAAAAAAATCGTAAAATACCGTGTATTCATTCTGATTTTGGGATTCCTGCTTCTGATTCCTTCGGCGCTTGGATATTTCAAGACGAGAGTCAACTATGATATCCTGTATTATCTTCCGGGGGATATCGAGACGATGAAGGGCCAGGATATCCTTATGGAGGATTTTGGAAAAGGTGCATTCGCCATGGAAGTGGTGGAAGGAATGCAGACGAAAGAGATCAGCGACACCCGGAAACTGATCGAGGGCGTAGAAGGCGTTGCAGAAGTGATCTCATATGATAAGCTCACGGACGGAATGATTCCCGCTTCGATTCTTCCGGACGACATCAAGGAGGTATTTAGTAAAGGCGACGCGACGCTGATGGCAGTATTCTTTGACGACACCACATCTGCGGACAGCACGATGAAAGCGATCACCAAGATCCGCAGGATTACAGGAAAGCAGTGTTATTTGAGCAGTATGTCGGCAGTGGTAACGGATATCAAGCAGCTGTCGGAAAAAGAGACCCCTATCTACGTGCTGATCGCGGTGATTCTTTCCTGTATCGTGCTTTCCGTTTTTATGGATTGTTGGGTGCTTCCGATCTTCTTTATGCTGAGTATCGGAATGGCGATCGTTTATAATATGGGAACCAATTACTTCCTGGGAGAGATTTCGTATATCACAAAAGCGCTGAGTGCGGTTCTGCAGCTCGGCGTGACGATGGATTACTCTATTTTCCTGTGGCACAGCTATCAGGAGAACCAGCAGAGGTTCCCGGGACAGAAGGAACGGGCGATGGCTCATGCGATTTCCAATACCTTCTCTTCCGTAGTGGGAAGCTCAGTCACAACGGTCGCAGGTTTTATTGCACTCTGTTTTATGAGCTTTACACTGGGCAGGGATTTGGGAATCGTTATGGCAAAGGGTGTCGTGTTCGGCGTGATCAGTTGTGTTACGATCCTCCCATCCTTCATTCTGATTTTTGATAAAGTAATAGAGAAAACGACGCATCGCTCGATCATGCCGGATATGAAGCGGGTGGCGGACGCAATCACCCGTCATTACCGGATCTTCGTAGTCGTGTTCCTGATCGTTCTGGTTCCGGCATTTGTCGGATACCGCAAGGCCAAGGTCTACTATAATCTGGACGCGACGCTGCCGAAATATCTGGACAGCATTAAGGCAAACGACAAATTGGCGGAAACCTTTGATATGAACGCCACACACATGGTGCTTGCTGATGCCGAGCTGTCCTCAAAGGATGCGAAGGCGATGCTGGGAGAGATGGGAGAGGTCGACGGCGTGAAATTTGCGCTGGGAATCGACAGCCTTCTGGGCTCGGCGATCCCGCGTGACATCGTTCCCGCAGAAATGACGGATGCCCTGAAACAGAACGGCAGGCAGCTCATCTTGGTACAGTCCGAATATAAGGTGGCAACAAATGAGGTCAACAGGCAGTGTGAGAAATTGAATCAGATCATCAAAAAGTATGATTCTTCGGCCATGCTGATCGGCGAGGCTCCCTGTACCAAGGACCTGATCACGATTACGGATAAGGATTTCAAGGTGGTCAGCGCAGTTTCAATCGTGGCGATTTTCCTGATCACTGCCCTGGTATTCCGGTCGGCGACCCTTCCGATCATTTTGGTTTCCGTGATCGAATTTGCGATTTTTATCAACCTGGGAATTCCGTATTACACCGGAACGAAGATGCCGTTTATCGCATCCATTGTTATCGGAACCATTCAGCTTGGCGCTACGGTGGATTACGCGATCCTGATGACGACGCGGTACAAAAAAGAGCGCTGCAAGGGCAAAGAAAAACGTGACGCGATACAAATCGCACTGGCCGTTGCGATTCCGTCCGTCATCGTATCAGCTTTGGGATTCTTCGCGGCGACCTTTGGCGTAGGACTGTATTCTGACATTGATATGATTTCTTCACTTTGTACGCTGATGGCAAGAGGCGCGATCATCAGTATGCTGGTGGTAATCTTTATTCTTCCGTCGATGCTGATGGTATTTGATAAAGTGATCTGTGTTTCAACCAGTGAGATGCATGTGAAGAAGCGTAAAAATAAAGCCGTAACAACACAGTAA
- the rpsJ gene encoding 30S ribosomal protein S10 yields the protein MASQVMRITLKAYDHQLVDASAKKIIETVKKNGSQVSGPVPLPTKKEVVTILRAVHKYKDSREQFEQRTHKRLIDIITPTQKTVDALSRLEMPAGVHIDIKMKNK from the coding sequence ATGGCAAGTCAAGTAATGAGAATCACACTTAAGGCATATGATCATCAGCTTGTAGATGCATCTGCCAAGAAAATCATCGAAACTGTTAAGAAAAATGGATCACAGGTGAGTGGACCGGTGCCGCTGCCGACGAAGAAAGAGGTAGTGACCATCTTAAGAGCGGTTCACAAATACAAAGATTCCAGAGAGCAGTTCGAGCAGAGAACTCATAAGAGACTCATCGATATCATCACACCGACCCAGAAGACGGTAGATGCTCTTTCCAGACTGGAGATGCCGGCAGGTGTACACATCGATATCAAGATGAAGAATAAATAA
- the rplC gene encoding 50S ribosomal protein L3 — translation MKKAILATKVGMTQIFNEDGVLTPVTVLQAGPCVVTQIKTVENDGYSAVQVGFVDKKERIVNVDKNGKKEIVHRHGVTKAEKGHFDKAGVTGKRYVREFKFDNADEYQLAQEIKADIFEAGDKVDATAISKGKGFQGAIKRHNQHRGPMAHGSKFHRHAGSNGAASDPSKVFKGKKMPGQMGAKRITVQNLEVVRVDAENNLILVKGAVPGPKKSLVTIRETVKSI, via the coding sequence ATGAAGAAAGCTATCTTAGCTACCAAAGTCGGAATGACTCAAATCTTCAACGAAGATGGAGTATTGACTCCGGTAACTGTTCTTCAGGCAGGACCTTGTGTAGTAACACAGATCAAGACTGTTGAGAACGATGGTTACAGTGCTGTTCAGGTTGGCTTTGTTGACAAGAAAGAAAGAATCGTCAACGTAGACAAGAACGGCAAGAAAGAGATCGTGCACAGACACGGTGTTACAAAAGCTGAGAAAGGACATTTCGATAAGGCTGGAGTGACAGGCAAGAGATATGTTAGAGAATTCAAGTTCGATAACGCTGATGAGTATCAGTTAGCTCAGGAAATTAAAGCAGACATCTTTGAGGCTGGCGACAAAGTAGACGCAACAGCTATTTCCAAAGGTAAAGGCTTCCAGGGTGCAATCAAGAGACACAACCAGCACAGAGGACCAATGGCTCACGGTTCCAAGTTCCACCGTCATGCAGGTTCCAACGGTGCTGCATCTGATCCGAGTAAGGTATTCAAGGGTAAAAAGATGCCTGGACAGATGGGAGCAAAGAGAATTACAGTTCAGAACCTTGAAGTTGTAAGAGTAGACGCTGAGAACAACCTGATCTTAGTAAAGGGTGCCGTACCGGGACCGAAGAAATCTTTAGTAACAATTAGGGAAACTGTAAAATCTATCTAA
- the rplD gene encoding 50S ribosomal protein L4, with protein sequence MANVSVYNIEGKEVGTIELSDAVFGVEVNEHLVHMAVVSQLANNRQGTQKAKTRSEVSGGGRKPWRQKGTGHARQGSTRAPQWTGGGVVFAPTPRDYSFKMNKKEKRAALKSALTSRVEENKLIVVDEIKFDEIKTKKFQEVLNNLSVSKALVVLEDGNKNAEISARNIADVKTAKTNTINVYDILKYNTVIVTKAAVAAIEEVYA encoded by the coding sequence ATGGCAAACGTATCTGTTTACAATATCGAAGGCAAAGAAGTTGGCACAATCGAGCTTAGCGACGCTGTATTCGGTGTGGAAGTAAATGAACACCTTGTGCATATGGCAGTTGTGAGCCAGCTTGCAAATAATCGTCAGGGAACACAGAAAGCAAAGACACGTTCCGAAGTTTCCGGCGGCGGAAGAAAACCGTGGAGACAGAAAGGTACCGGTCATGCAAGACAGGGTTCCACAAGAGCACCGCAGTGGACAGGCGGCGGAGTTGTATTCGCACCGACACCGAGAGATTACTCTTTCAAGATGAACAAGAAAGAGAAGAGAGCTGCTCTTAAATCTGCTCTTACATCAAGAGTAGAGGAGAACAAACTGATCGTAGTTGATGAGATCAAGTTTGATGAAATCAAGACAAAGAAATTCCAGGAAGTATTAAACAACCTGTCAGTATCTAAAGCATTAGTTGTATTGGAAGACGGCAACAAGAACGCAGAGATCTCTGCAAGAAACATCGCTGATGTTAAGACCGCTAAGACGAATACAATCAATGTGTATGATATCCTGAAATACAACACAGTGATCGTAACGAAAGCTGCTGTTGCTGCAATCGAGGAGGTGTACGCATAA
- the rplW gene encoding 50S ribosomal protein L23, whose protein sequence is MANVQYYDVILKPVVTEKTMELMADKKYTFLVHTEATKNQVKEAVEKMFPGTKVASVNTMNLDGKKRRVRGTMQYGKTAKTKKAIVQLTEESAEIEIFQGL, encoded by the coding sequence ATGGCAAACGTTCAGTATTATGATGTAATCCTTAAACCGGTAGTGACCGAGAAGACTATGGAGCTTATGGCAGACAAGAAATACACATTCCTTGTACACACAGAAGCTACAAAGAACCAGGTAAAAGAAGCTGTTGAAAAGATGTTTCCGGGAACCAAGGTTGCAAGTGTTAACACGATGAACCTTGACGGAAAGAAGAGAAGAGTTCGTGGAACCATGCAGTATGGAAAGACAGCTAAGACGAAGAAAGCGATCGTACAGCTTACAGAAGAGTCTGCTGAGATCGAGATATTCCAGGGACTTTAA
- the rplB gene encoding 50S ribosomal protein L2: MGIKTYRPYTPSRRHMTGSDFSEITKTTPEKSLVVSLSKTAGRNNQGKITVRHRGGGVKRKYRIVDFKRKKDGISATVIGIEYDPNRSANIALICYEDGEKAYILAPAGLTDGMKVMNGPEAEVRVGNCLPLSCIPVGTQVHNIELHPGKGGQMVRSAGNSAQLMAKEGKYATLRLPSGEMRMVPIECRASVGVVGNGDHNLINVGKAGRKRHMGFRPTVRGSVMNPNDHPHGGGEGKTGIGRPGPSTPWGKPALGLKTRKKNKQSNKLIIRRKDGRGIK; the protein is encoded by the coding sequence ATGGGAATTAAAACATACCGCCCATATACACCTTCCAGAAGACATATGACTGGCTCTGATTTCTCTGAAATCACCAAGACTACTCCGGAGAAATCCTTAGTAGTATCTCTGAGCAAGACAGCCGGCCGTAACAATCAGGGTAAAATCACTGTAAGACACCGCGGAGGCGGAGTTAAGAGAAAATATAGAATCGTAGATTTCAAACGGAAAAAAGATGGAATTTCCGCAACGGTAATCGGAATCGAGTACGATCCGAACCGTTCAGCAAATATCGCGCTGATCTGCTATGAAGACGGAGAAAAGGCATACATCCTGGCTCCGGCAGGACTGACAGACGGCATGAAGGTAATGAATGGACCGGAAGCTGAGGTAAGAGTAGGAAACTGCCTGCCGCTTTCCTGCATCCCGGTTGGTACACAGGTACACAACATTGAGCTGCATCCTGGAAAAGGCGGACAGATGGTTCGTTCCGCAGGTAACAGCGCACAGTTAATGGCAAAAGAAGGAAAGTACGCAACACTTCGTCTTCCTTCAGGTGAGATGAGAATGGTTCCGATCGAGTGCCGCGCATCTGTTGGTGTTGTCGGAAACGGCGACCACAACCTGATTAACGTAGGTAAAGCAGGACGTAAACGTCACATGGGATTCAGACCGACCGTTCGTGGTTCTGTTATGAACCCGAATGACCATCCGCACGGTGGTGGTGAAGGTAAGACTGGTATCGGACGTCCGGGCCCGAGTACTCCGTGGGGCAAACCGGCACTTGGCCTTAAGACCCGTAAGAAAAATAAACAGTCTAATAAGCTGATCATCAGAAGAAAAGACGGTAGAGGTATCAAATAG
- the rpsS gene encoding 30S ribosomal protein S19: MARSLKKGPFADASLLKKVEAMNASGDKGVIKTWSRRSTIFPIMVGHTIAVHDGRKHVPVYVTEDMVGHKLGEFVATRTYRGHGKDEKKSKVR, encoded by the coding sequence ATGGCTCGTTCACTTAAAAAAGGACCATTCGCAGACGCAAGCCTGCTTAAGAAAGTGGAAGCAATGAACGCATCTGGTGACAAGGGCGTTATCAAGACCTGGTCACGTCGTTCTACGATCTTCCCGATCATGGTTGGACATACAATCGCAGTTCATGACGGAAGAAAACATGTTCCGGTATATGTAACAGAGGATATGGTTGGACACAAGCTCGGAGAGTTTGTAGCTACCAGAACCTACAGAGGACATGGAAAAGACGAAAAGAAATCCAAAGTTAGATAA
- the rplV gene encoding 50S ribosomal protein L22: MAKGHRSQIKRERNANKDTRPKATLSYARVSVQKACFVLDAIRGKDVQTALGILTYNPRYASSIIKKLLESAIANAENNNGMNAENLYVEECYANKGPTMKRIRPRAQGRAYRIEKRMSHITLVLNER, from the coding sequence ATGGCAAAGGGACACAGAAGTCAAATTAAGAGAGAAAGAAATGCAAACAAGGACACCAGACCGAAAGCGACGTTATCTTACGCACGGGTTTCTGTTCAGAAAGCATGTTTTGTTTTGGATGCCATCAGAGGTAAGGATGTACAGACAGCGCTTGGTATTTTAACATACAATCCAAGATACGCTTCAAGTATTATAAAGAAATTATTGGAATCAGCGATCGCTAATGCTGAGAATAACAATGGTATGAATGCCGAGAACCTTTATGTTGAAGAATGCTATGCAAATAAAGGACCGACAATGAAGAGAATCAGACCGCGGGCACAGGGAAGAGCTTACAGAATCGAAAAGAGAATGAGCCACATCACACTTGTGCTGAATGAAAGATAA
- the rpsC gene encoding 30S ribosomal protein S3: MGQKVNPHGLRVGIIKDWDSRWYAEKDFADCLVEDHKIRTFLKKKLYSAGVSKIEIERASDRVKIIIYTAKPGVVIGKGGSEIEKVKAELQKMTDKKLIVDIKEVKRPDKDAQLVAENIAQQLENRISFRRAMKSCMSRTMKAGALGVKTSVSGRLGGADMARTEFYSEGTIPLQTLRADIDYGFAEADTTYGKVGVKVWVYKGEVLPTKASKEGSDK, translated from the coding sequence ATGGGACAGAAAGTTAATCCTCATGGCTTGAGAGTCGGTATTATTAAAGACTGGGATTCCAGATGGTATGCAGAGAAAGATTTCGCTGACTGCCTTGTGGAAGACCACAAGATCAGAACATTTCTTAAGAAAAAATTATACAGCGCAGGTGTTTCTAAGATCGAGATCGAGAGAGCATCTGACCGCGTTAAGATCATCATCTACACTGCTAAACCGGGCGTTGTGATCGGTAAAGGCGGTTCTGAGATCGAGAAAGTGAAAGCAGAGCTTCAGAAGATGACCGATAAGAAACTTATCGTTGACATCAAAGAAGTTAAGAGACCTGACAAGGACGCTCAGTTAGTAGCTGAAAATATTGCACAGCAGCTTGAGAATCGTATTTCTTTCCGTCGTGCAATGAAGTCCTGCATGTCCAGAACTATGAAAGCAGGAGCACTTGGTGTTAAGACTTCCGTATCCGGACGTCTCGGCGGAGCTGATATGGCTCGTACTGAGTTCTACAGCGAGGGAACTATCCCGCTTCAGACACTGAGAGCAGACATTGACTATGGCTTCGCAGAGGCAGATACCACCTACGGAAAAGTTGGTGTTAAGGTATGGGTATACAAAGGCGAAGTTCTTCCAACAAAGGCTAGTAAGGAAGGGAGCGATAAATAA
- the rplP gene encoding 50S ribosomal protein L16: MLMPKRVKRRKQFRGSMKGKALRGNKITNGEYGLVAMEPCWIKSNQIEAARIAMTRYIKRGGKVWIKIFPDKPVTTKPAETRMGSGKGTLEYWVAVVKPGRVMFELAGVPEEVAREALRLAMHKLPCKCKIVSRADLEGGDNSEN, translated from the coding sequence ATGTTAATGCCAAAAAGAGTTAAACGTAGAAAACAGTTCCGCGGCTCCATGAAAGGTAAAGCATTAAGAGGAAACAAGATCACCAACGGTGAGTACGGTCTTGTTGCTATGGAACCGTGTTGGATCAAGTCCAACCAGATTGAGGCTGCCCGTATTGCTATGACACGTTATATCAAGCGTGGTGGTAAAGTTTGGATTAAGATTTTCCCGGATAAACCAGTAACTACGAAACCGGCTGAGACTCGTATGGGTTCTGGTAAAGGAACTCTGGAATACTGGGTAGCAGTTGTAAAACCGGGACGCGTTATGTTTGAGCTTGCAGGAGTACCGGAAGAGGTTGCAAGAGAAGCGTTGCGTCTGGCTATGCACAAATTGCCCTGTAAATGTAAAATCGTTTCTCGTGCAGATTTAGAAGGCGGTGATAACAGTGAAAATTAA
- the rpmC gene encoding 50S ribosomal protein L29: protein MKIKTFVEDLRAKSVAELNEELVAAKKELFNLRFQNATNQLDNTSRIKEVRKNIARIQTVIAQAERN, encoded by the coding sequence GTGAAAATTAAGACATTCGTAGAAGATTTAAGAGCAAAATCAGTTGCAGAACTGAACGAAGAATTAGTAGCTGCTAAAAAGGAACTCTTCAACCTGAGATTCCAGAACGCAACAAACCAGTTGGATAATACAAGCAGAATTAAAGAAGTTAGAAAGAATATCGCAAGAATTCAGACCGTGATCGCTCAGGCAGAAAGAAACTAG
- the rpsQ gene encoding 30S ribosomal protein S17, with the protein MERNLRKTRVGKVVSNKMDKTIVVAVEDHVKHPLYKKIVKRTYKLKAHDENNECSIGDRVRVMETRPLSKDKRWRLVEIVEKVK; encoded by the coding sequence GTGGAAAGAAACCTGAGAAAAACGAGAGTTGGTAAGGTTGTCAGCAACAAGATGGACAAAACGATCGTAGTTGCTGTAGAGGACCATGTAAAACATCCACTTTACAAGAAGATTGTAAAAAGGACATATAAGTTAAAAGCGCATGACGAGAATAACGAGTGCAGCATCGGCGACAGAGTAAGAGTTATGGAGACCAGACCGCTGTCCAAGGATAAGAGATGGAGACTCGTAGAGATCGTTGAGAAGGTTAAATAG
- the rplN gene encoding 50S ribosomal protein L14, whose translation MIQQESRLKVADNTGAKELLCIRVLGGSTRRYAAIGDVIVASVKDATPGGVVKKGDVVKAVVVRTVNKTRRKDGSYIRFDENAAVIIKDDKNPRGTRIFGPVARELREKQFMKIVSLAPEVL comes from the coding sequence ATGATACAGCAAGAAAGCAGATTAAAAGTAGCAGACAATACAGGTGCGAAAGAATTACTCTGTATCCGTGTATTAGGCGGTTCTACAAGAAGATATGCAGCTATCGGCGATGTGATTGTTGCCAGCGTTAAAGATGCAACACCAGGCGGCGTTGTTAAAAAAGGCGATGTTGTAAAAGCGGTAGTTGTACGTACTGTAAACAAGACCCGTCGTAAAGATGGTTCCTACATCCGTTTCGACGAAAATGCTGCGGTAATCATCAAAGATGACAAAAACCCAAGAGGAACTCGTATTTTTGGACCTGTAGCCAGAGAACTTCGTGAGAAACAGTTTATGAAAATTGTTTCCCTGGCTCCGGAAGTGCTGTAA
- the rplX gene encoding 50S ribosomal protein L24: MSTMKIKKGDTVKVITGKDKDKEGKVIAVNKKDGTVLVENVNMRTKHAKPSAGNPEGGIIHQEGPIDASNVMYVHKGKATRVGFKLDGDKKVRVAKSTGEVID; this comes from the coding sequence ATGTCAACAATGAAAATCAAAAAGGGTGATACCGTTAAGGTCATCACCGGAAAAGATAAAGACAAAGAGGGCAAGGTAATTGCTGTTAATAAAAAAGACGGTACAGTCCTTGTGGAGAACGTGAACATGAGAACCAAACACGCAAAACCGAGTGCTGGCAATCCGGAAGGCGGAATTATCCACCAGGAAGGCCCGATTGATGCATCTAATGTAATGTACGTTCACAAGGGAAAAGCTACCAGAGTTGGCTTCAAACTTGACGGCGACAAGAAAGTGCGTGTTGCAAAATCAACAGGCGAAGTGATTGATTAG
- the rplE gene encoding 50S ribosomal protein L5, whose translation MSRLKEQYQNEIVDAMIKKFGYKNIMEVPKLDKVVINMGVGEAKDNAKTLDSAIADMEKITGQKAVVTRAKKSVANFKIREGMAIGCKVTLRGEKMYEFVDRLINLALPRVRDFRGVNPNAFDGRGNYALGIKEQLIFPEIEYDKIDKVRGMDVIFVTTARTDEEARELLKQFNMPFAK comes from the coding sequence TTGAGTAGACTTAAAGAACAGTACCAGAACGAGATCGTAGACGCTATGATCAAAAAGTTCGGTTACAAGAATATTATGGAAGTGCCGAAACTCGACAAAGTTGTAATCAACATGGGTGTTGGCGAAGCAAAAGATAATGCGAAAACTTTAGATTCAGCAATCGCTGATATGGAAAAAATCACCGGACAGAAAGCCGTAGTCACAAGAGCTAAAAAATCTGTGGCTAACTTCAAGATCAGAGAAGGTATGGCAATCGGATGTAAGGTTACCTTAAGAGGTGAGAAGATGTATGAATTCGTTGATCGTCTTATCAACCTTGCACTTCCCCGTGTACGTGACTTCAGAGGTGTAAACCCGAACGCGTTTGACGGAAGAGGTAACTATGCTCTTGGAATTAAAGAGCAGTTGATTTTCCCTGAGATCGAGTACGACAAGATCGATAAGGTAAGAGGAATGGACGTAATCTTCGTAACGACTGCCAGGACAGACGAGGAAGCTCGTGAGTTACTGAAACAGTTCAACATGCCATTCGCAAAGTAA